The following proteins are encoded in a genomic region of Corylus avellana chromosome ca4, CavTom2PMs-1.0:
- the LOC132178813 gene encoding 7-deoxyloganetin glucosyltransferase-like, translating into MKPHVVCIPLPFQGHINPMLKVAKLLHHKGFHVTFVNTHYNHTRLLRSRGPNSLNGLPDFRFESIPDGLPPSDADVSQDVPALCDSTSKTCLVPLRNLLSKLNDSSSSNAPPVTCIVSDGSMAFTLEAAEEFGIPNVLFWTLSACGSLAYLHCRHLVERGLIPLKDASHLTNGYLETTMIDWIPGMKSIRLSDYPTFIRTTDEKDFMLNFIITEVERASRASAIILNTFDAFEHDVLEGISSLLPRTYTIGPLPLLADQIKDQRLKSIASNLWKEEPGCVDWLNSKQPNSVVYVNFGSITVMTPQQLIEFAWGLANTEKPFLWIIRPDLVAGDSAVLPPEFLTETKDRGMLASWCTQEEILKHPSIGGFLTHSGWNSTIESVCGGVPIISWPFFADQQINCLYSCTEWGIGMEIDNEVERDAVEKLVRELMEGDKGKEMKRKVMEWKNKAEEAAKPGGSSYRNLDKLIADVLLAGNV; encoded by the exons atgaaaccTCATGTCGTCTGCATTCCGCTTCCATTTCAGGGTCACATAAACCCGATGCTAAAGGTGGCCAAACTCCTCCACCACAAAGGCTTCCACGTCACTTTTGTCAACACCCATTACAACCACACACGCTTACTCAGATCCAGAGGCCCCAACTCCCTCAACGGCCTGCCGGACTTCCGCTTTGAAAGTATCCCCGACGGCCTCCCGCCTTCCGACGCCGACGTCAGCCAAGACGTCCCCGCTCTTTGCGATTCCACCTCAAAGACTTGCCTCGTCCCACTCCGCAACCTCCTCTCCAAACTCAACGACTCTTCCTCTTCCAACGCGCCGCCTGTGACCTGTATCGTCTCCGATGGTTCCATGGCATTCACTCTCGAAGCTGCTGAAGAATTTGGAATTCCAAATGTTCTTTTCTGGACGCTTAGCGCCTGCGGCTCCTTGGCCTATTTGCATTGCCGCCATCTTGTTGAACGCGGTTTAATTCCCCTCAAAG ATGCAAGCCATCTAACAAATGGGTATCTAGAAACCACAATGATCGATTGGATTCCCGGGATGAAAAGCATCCGTCTGAGTGATTATCCAACCTTTATTAGAACTACAGATGAGAAAGACTTCATGCTCAACTTCATCATCACTGAAGTGGAGAGAGCTTCAAGAGCTTCAGCTATCATTTTGAACACGTTTGACGCCTTTGAACATGATGTTTTGGAGGGTATTTCCTCTTTGCTTCCTCGCACCTACACCATCGGTCCACTTCCATTGCTTGCTGACCAGATCAAAGATCAACGGCTGAAATCAATAGCCTCCAATTTATGGAAAGAAGAGCCGGGGTGTGTGGATTGGCTAAATTCAAAACAACCCAACTCCGTAGTGTACGTGAATTTCGGCAGCATAACGGTCATGACGCCGCAACAACTCATTGAGTTTGCTTGGGGACTTGCCAACACCGAGAAACCCTTCTTGTGGATTATCAGGCCTGATCTTGTCGCCGGCGATTCAGCCGTTCTTCCTCCCGAGTTTCTTACAGAAACGAAAGATAGAGGCATGTTAGCAAGTTGGTGTACTCAAGAAGAAATTCTCAAGCACCCGTCAATCGGAGGGTTTTTGACGCATAGCGGGTGGAATTCAACAATCGAAAGCGTGTGCGGCGGAGTGCCGATCATCTCCTGGCCCTTCTTTGCCGACCAACAAATAAACTGCCTGTATTCTTGCACCGAATGGGGCATTGGGATGGAGATAGATAATGAAGTTGAGAGAGATGCTGTTGAGAAGCTTGTGAGGGAGTTAATGGAGGGTGATAAGGGTAAAGAAATGAAGAGGAAGGTAATGGAGTGGAAGAATAAGGCAGAAGAGGCTGCCAAGCCTGGTGGTTCTTCTTACCGGAATTTGGACAAGTTGATTGCCGATGTTCTTCTTGCCGGAAATgtttaa
- the LOC132178042 gene encoding uncharacterized mitochondrial protein AtMg00810-like, translating into MQQEYDALISNGTWTLCPRPLHHNVICNKWVFKIKRKADGTVERFKARLIQIYVLVYVDDIIITGTHPHIITNIIVKLQSEFPLKDLGPLSYFLGIQVTRDASGLHICQTKYITELLHKTQMNGAKPSKSPCTLGSKLSRLDGETLSDPTPYRQGVGALQKYTLTRPKIAYSINQLCQHMHAPSTTHWTTAKRVLRYLQGTTDHGLYYNKGNLQLNAFCDSDWAGCPDDRRSTMGFTAFLGECLIAWSAKKQAVVSRSSTEAEYRSLSITTAELF; encoded by the exons ATGCAGCAAGAGTATGATGCCTTGATCTCGAATGGAACATGGACTCTCTGTCCAAGACCTCTCCACCACAATGTAATTTGtaacaaatgggtgttcaagatTAAGAGAAAGGCTGATGGCACAGTGGAAAGGTTCAAAGCTAGGCTA ATTCAGATCTACGTGTTggtttatgtggatgatattatCATCACAGGCACTCATCCTCATATAATCACTAATATTATTGTTAAACTGCAATCTGAATTTCCACTAAAAGACCTTGGTCCTTTGAGCTACTTTCTTGGTATACAGGTTACTAGAGATGCATCTGGTCTACACATTTGTCAAACCAAGTACATCACAGAGTTACTACACAAGACACAAATGAATGGAGCCAAACCCTCAAAATCTCCCTGCACCCTTGGATCCAAACTCTCCAGATTAGATGGTGAGACATTGTCAGATCCTACACCTTATAGACAAGGGGTTGGGGCACTACAGAAATACACACTTACCAGACCAAAAATAGCCTATTCAATCAACCAATTGTGTCAACATATGCATGCACCATCAACCACTCACTGGACTACTGCCAAACGAGTACTGAGATATCTCCAAGGCACAACTGATCATGGACTTTACTACAACAAGGGCAATCTCCAACTCAATGCTTTTTGTGACTCTGATTGGGCAGGATGTCCGGATGATCGCAGGTCTACCATGGGGTTTACTGCATTCTTAGGAGAATGTCTAATAGCCTGGAGTGCCAAGAAGCAGGCTGTAGTCTCCAGGTCAAGCACTGAAGCTGAATACCGCTCTCTTTCCATCACCACTGCAGAATTGTTTTAG
- the LOC132179282 gene encoding 7-deoxyloganetin glucosyltransferase-like, translating to MSSISEAIKPHVVCVPYPLQGHINPMLKLAKILHHKGFHVTFVNTHYNHRRLIKSQGPDSLDGLSDFRFETISDGLPPSDPDVSQDIPALCDSTSKTCLIPLRNLLYKLNDASSSNAPPVTCIISDGSMTFTLEAAEEFGIPNVLFWTPSACGSLAYLHCRHLVERGLTPLKDASYLTNIGYLETAIDWIPGMKNIRLKDFPNFIRTTDENDAMLHFSLREAERASRASAVIFNTFDPFEHDALGGLLSLQLPRIYTVGPLPLLADQIKDQRLKSIASNLWKEEPGCVDWLNSKQPNSVVYVNFGSITVMTPQQLIEFAWGLADTKKPFLWIIRPNLVAGDLAVLPTEFLTKTKDRGMLASWCPQEEILKHPSIGGFLTHSGWNSTLESVCGGVPIISWPFFADQQINCLYSCTEWGIGMEIDNDVKRDDVEKLVRELMEGDKGKEMKRKVMEWKMKAEEAAKPGGSSYQNLDKLIADVLLAGNV from the exons atgagttcCATTTCCGAAGCTATTAAACCCCATGTTGTTTGCGTTCCATACCCGCTTCAGGGTCACATAAACCCAATGCTCAAGCTAGCCAAAATCCTCCACCATAAAGGCTTTCATGTTACTTTTGTCAACACCCATTACAACCATAGACGTTTAATCAAGTCTCAAGGCCCCGACTCTCTCGACGGCTTGTCCGACTTCCGCTTTGAAACCATCTCCGACGGCCTCCCGCCTTCGGACCCCGATGTCAGCCAAGACATCCCCGCTCTTTGCGATTCCACCTCAAAGACATGCCTCATCCCACTCCGCAACCTCCTCTACAAACTCAACGACGCTTCCTCTTCCAACGCGCCGCCTGTGACGTGTATCATCTCCGATGGTTCCATGACATTCACTCTTGAAGCTGCCGAAGAATTTGGAATTCCAAATGTTCTTTTCTGGACGCCTAGCGCCTGCGGCTCCTTGGCCTATTTGCATTGCCGCCATCTTGTTGAACGAGGTTTAACTCCCCTCAAAG ATGCAAGCTATCTAACAAATATTGGGTATTTAGAAACCGCAATCGATTGGATTCCCGGGATGAAAAACATCCGTCTGAAGGATTTTCCAAATTTCATTAGAACTACAGATGAGAACGACGCCATGCTCCACTTCAGCTTGCGTGAAGCGGAGAGGGCTTCAAGAGCTTCAGCTGTCATTTTCAACACGTTCGACCCATTTGAACATGATGCTTTGGGTGGTCTCTTGTCTTTGCAGCTTCCTCGCATCTACACCGTCGGTCCACTTCCATTGCTGGCTGACCAGATCAAAGATCAGCGGCTAAAATCAATAGCCTCCAATTTATGGAAAGAAGAGCCAGGGTGTGTGGATTGGCTGAATTCAAAACAACCCAACTCCGTAGTGTATGTGAATTTCGGCAGCATAACTGTCATGACGCCGCAACAACTCATTGAGTTTGCTTGGGGACTCGCCGACACCAAGAAACCCTTCTTGTGGATTATAAGGCCTAATCTTGTTGCCGGCGATTTGGCAGTTCTTCCTACTGAGTTTCTTACAAAAACGAAAGATAGAGGCATGTTGGCAAGTTGGTGTCCTCAAGAAGAAATCCTCAAGCACCCCTCGATTGGAGGCTTTTTGACGCATAGTGGGTGGAATTCAACGCTCGAAAGCGTGTGTGGTGGAGTGCCAATCATCTCCTGGCCCTTCTTTGCTGACCAACAAATAAACTGCCTGTATTCTTGCACCGAATGGGGCATTGGGATGGAGATAGATAATGATGTTAAGAGAGATGATGTTGAGAAGCTTGTGAGGGAGTTGATGGAGGGTGATAAAGGTAAAGAAATGAAGAGGAAGGTAATGGAGTGGAAGATGAAGGCAGAAGAGGCTGCCAAGCCTGGTGGTTCTTCTTACCAGAACTTGGACAAGTTGATTGCTGATGTTCTCCTAGCTGGAAATGTTTAA